From the genome of Strix aluco isolate bStrAlu1 chromosome 13, bStrAlu1.hap1, whole genome shotgun sequence:
TTGagaactttaaaatacatttttaaccaTCTTAAATATTTTGGCTACACTGATCGTTAAGTATGTATGCACAAAGTATTGGCCTCCCAGCAGGTCTGCGCTCCTGTAAGGGGAACTGGGACTCCGGAGAGCCAGCAGCGCAGCTCCGCTGCTTGCAACTATTTCAACACACAACACAAACCCGAAAGCTTGCTCAATTCCGGAGGGTAAAGATTGTCCGCCTAAGGATACCACACAAGCCTGCAGGGCAAGGCACAGCTTTTATTTTGCAAGTCTGTCCAAGCTGTAATACAGTCAGTGAGCCACAGAGATTGACTGTTATCAAAGCTGTTTCAGCTGTTACTGCTGTTATAAACTACCTTTTCATCACCTAATGTTAAAGCAAACAAGTGAGAGGTGCTTCCACTGATTTGTGCAAGTACCAAATCATTACGTATACAGGTGTTTAGCATGTCTCTTTTTAATGCAGTAGTCATCAGTATTATAAAAGTGCATGTTAGGCTAATTTTATTAGCCAAATAAAATTTACAAGTCACACAAGAAGCAGAATCAAGAACAAATTATACTTCAGACATGAATATCCATTACTATTAAAAAACTGTGCACATGACAACATGCTGAGCTATACTGTGCTACTGCAGTCTCCGAAAAGCCTTGTTGGGGGGAATTTCTTTTTGCTCATGcagattacaaaaataaaaagaacatctGTGTTTTAAGAAAACTAATGCACTTTTACTTTCATTATTAAATGATGAAACTCATTGCTCTCACTTCCCATTTCTCACAGGTGAAACCAACACAATCCAGCAATCATTCCTGAGAAGGCCATTCAATTATTAAGATAATTTCAGACACATATACCTCAGAACGAGACTACAAACTAAGGAACAACAAACTAAAGTTACCTTATTTCTCTCTCTATGACCCTTCTAGAGCAACTGTGCAGTCACCAACTTCCTTTATTTACATGCCAGCATCTTAGTTCTTCCTATGCAGCTCTATGCAGACAAATCCACCCAGAGGTCAGAAAATTTCTAAATACCATTAAATATATAAGCAAAGCTTTAGCACAAATCTCTTCTGTTTACGAGGAACTGTACTAAAAACAGGTTTATATTCAAAGAGAGTCTTTAAGTCACTGTGACTTTAATGTTATCCCATACAAATTGGCATCTTTCTCTATCCATGGTACATCCCAGCATTGCTGCCCCTTATTGAACAAGCACTTCCACGAGCCTCTCAAGCGTTACCTGCATTGTCACAAGGAAGTCCTTGCTCCCAAGAGACAAGAGGTCAGAGTAGAGCAAGTCCCACCTACTCAAGACACTCACCACAGAACTTTGCTAAACAGATGACAATCATTTGAGAGAGAAATTACGTAGCATACTCCCTAATACAGATGCAACTTCTGGGATCTAGTTTTTGTTCTCGAAGACGCTAGGCCTACAAGGGAACTATTACGTACAGGTAATCAAACAGCATGTTTCAGTACAACAATCTCAACATCAAGCTATAGCTTGGCAAAACTGTCAGATTTCACACATGAAGCCACTTTTTTAAAAACCTACTTCTTATATCAGCACATTTTTTCATGGCACATAACATGTGCAAATACCATAAAGCTATAGCTGGTGTACAAATCTTTACCTTCCCAAGTCAAATGACAAACCACATCACAGAAGTGCATTTAACTATTTCTTTCAAAACCAGGCTGTCCCTTGATAAGGTTAAGGCAATCCACCATTGCAAGGGACTAACTAAATCATATGTCCAAACACAAGACCTAGAACTCAGTAATCTGTTTCAGCTGCAAAAAGGAAAGCTGTGCTTCAAGTGAAGTTTGAGGATAACTGTCCAACATGGTTTTAAAGTGCAAAGGTAAAGTAAGAAAACTTTAAGCCCAgtgaactgaaataaaaccaaccaCCTGAAGCTGCCCGCCAACTAGAGCTGGCACTTGCGGTGTTGTACAGATACTTCTCTGAAATGACTTGCACCTTCAACAACATATCAGTGATACTGGTTCACAACAGAGGCAACAAGCTTCTGAGATAAAAGAATTACAATATAATTGCAAATAGCAAGTTACTTGGAACCTACTTACAAAAACTATGCCAGAGATCCAGTTTCACTATAAGAGCCATATATTATCACAATCAAGAGGAAACTCTGCTCTTAGTTTAAATCCGGATGATACCAAAAGGTTGTCCTGTTTATTTAAACTCACATAGGTAATTAAGTTAATgctaattttatttctaatagCAACAAAAGCACTTATTTCAACTAAAACCAGCGTCTGGTTAGATTGACATCAAAATTACTGACAATACCTTGAAATTTCATGCGAAATCCCTCAGCCCAGAAGCACAAAGCCCTAGACGTTTAactttccactgaaatcagtgggaattacACACACATCTTGCATATCTGGAGCAAAGCAAAAAATCAGCTTTTGAGATGCAGTCCCATAAAGCATCAGCATTAAAGACTAAGTGCTTCGAAACCTGAAGTCAAAATaactttgtgctttttaaatCCATGCCCCGTATCATACATACTCTCACTCAAGCATATAAGGAATTCAAATCTTTATTTGATATCCATAAACCCATAAACGTTGCTATTCTATATTTCTATGCAGGAAGGCAGTTTTCCCCTAAAACATTATGCTTTTTAATAAACAACAAACTTTAATTCTATTGCGTGAAAGGGCTACAAATATACATTTGTTAATCAAGCAGACTACACAGATATTTTTGCTTTACAACTGGCACCTATGTTACTGGTACACTTAGCTGGCTCATTTATCATAGCACTTTGCCCATGTAGTTTAGATTATCGCTTTTTGAAATATGGGCAATtgcaattcttaaaaaaaaaaatatacgtGCTGAGGCAGGTATTGCAAATCCATTCCTTTTTTCCAGTCAATACTCATGGAGCCCATCTTTATTCACATGCAGGTGTCATTGCATTCTACACCAGTCATCTAGTGgcataaaataactttcagaagtCTAGTACAATTATTAGCGAACCAACTTTACTCCTGCTGTAACGAAGCCTGCAGCAAGGGGCTGCCATCCTGTCGGTAGATGGTGCTGCGAGAGATTCTCGGGGAACTTTAACGAAGGACAATAGTTCAGAGAGAAAAGTCTGTTAACCCGGTACTATGAAAACAAGTATGCGTTTAATAGAAGGGACAAATGTCGACCCTTTCCTGGAAGGAATCATACACAGACAAACCGATAAGAGGACTTGAAACTAAGCAATCGGAAATTCTGAACATTTTATATGAATGAAGCACATGCTTAACACAAACTATTTCTTCAAAACTACACAGTACATACGTTGATGGAAAAGTCCTATAGAAAAAATTGACCAACCATGTCAGCACGTCAAACTGCCTAGTACAAGATGGTGGATGCACACAAACTGCGTGAGAAcgaatatttaaaaaacagaccaCATCCACGGATTAGTACTTCAAAAAGTTCTCTGTCGAGTGTTTGAAAACCAATAAATCCACTAGGGGGGTAGCAAAAAAGTCAGTTAGGACCTTTACtggcaataaaatatttactcTAAGTACATAGAGATTTTAAAGCAGAAGAACGCTGGCTTCAAACCTAGAAAAGCCTTAAAACCGTACGGAATGgatcctaggaaaaaaaattagacatGTAAAGGTCAATGAACacaatgatttatttaaaaaataaaaaacgtAAAAacgatttttttcctcctttacagaaatgttaatttcAGTCATGGGATCCGAGTagattttgtagaaaaaaatgtagtagCCAGGTATCGAGTCCTTACAACAAAGGAAATTCCCCCATAACCCTCCCCAGTTTTTACTCCAGATCAGCAAGACACTTCCCACCCCGTACCCccaaaaaacaaattaaaacaagacatttttttcGTTGCTAGTATAAAAACGACCAAGGTccaagtaataataaaaaaatagagtCCATCAATGACTGTAACACAAAGTATGTGTATGTGGGGCCCAGTCcatcttcagagagaaagaagtggCACAGGCAGCAGAGGCGACCCCCAGGGGGCATTTAGGAGCTGCTCCCACAGCAGGGAGGCATTTAAAAGGAGCTGCCCTTCGGCGAATGAGGGGAGAAACCATTTAGAAGCTGCCCCGTATCAAAGGGAGGGCTCTCCGCGCCACCCCCAATGGCTATGGGCGCTCCCGCTCAGAAAGAGCCGCCCCCGTAGCCTCCCCCACCATAGCCTCCTCTGTACGGTCCACTGTTACTGCGGCCCCCCCAGTTGCCGccccctcctccacctcctccgcCGCTCTTCATGGGGCCGTAGGAGGACTGGTGCTGGCTGTAGCTGCCGAACCCGCCGTACCCGTTGCCGTAGTCGCCGCctccccctccgccgccgcctccgtAGGAACCGCTGCCATAGGAGCCGtaaccgccgccgccgccgcctcctccacCGTAGCCGCCGTAGCTATTGTAACCGCCGCCGCCTTTGGAAAGGCCGTTGTGATCCCGGTTGCCGGATCCGCCGCCGCCCcgaccccttcctcctcctctgcctccccgggAAGGCCTGGAAgagccgccgcctcccccgcccgaCTGGATGTCCTCCTTGGGCACGGCCTTCTTGACCTCCACGCGGTGGCCCTGGATCGGGTGGAACTTGACCACGGCCGCCTTGTCGGCGGCGTCGTGGTTCTGGAAATAGACGAAGCCGAAGCCGCGCTTCTTCCCGCTCTGTTTGTCGGCGATGATCTCGGCCTTCTCCACCGGGCCGAACTGGCTGAAATGCTGCACCAGGTCCCCTTCGCCTACGTCCCCTTTGAGGCCGCCCACAAA
Proteins encoded in this window:
- the HNRNPA0 gene encoding heterogeneous nuclear ribonucleoprotein A0 isoform X1; the encoded protein is MENSQLCKLFIGGLNVQTTEAGLREHFAAYGTLTDCVVVLNPQTKRSRCFGFVTYSAVEEADAAMAASPHAVDGNAVELKRAVSREDSAKPGAHAKVKKLFVGGLKGDVGEGDLVQHFSQFGPVEKAEIIADKQSGKKRGFGFVYFQNHDAADKAAVVKFHPIQGHRVEVKKAVPKEDIQSGGGGGGSSRPSRGGRGGGRGRGGGGSGNRDHNGLSKGGGGYNSYGGYGGGGGGGGGYGSYGSGSYGGGGGGGGGDYGNGYGGFGSYSQHQSSYGPMKSGGGGGGGGGNWGGRSNSGPYRGGYGGGGYGGGSF
- the HNRNPA0 gene encoding heterogeneous nuclear ribonucleoprotein A0 isoform X2 produces the protein MENSQLCKLFIGGLNVQTTEAGLREHFAAYGTLTDCVVVLNPQTKRSRCFGFVTYSAVEEADAAMAASPHAVDGNAVELKRAVSREDSAKPGAHAKVKKLFVGGLKGDVGEGDLVQHFSQFGPVEKAEIIADKQSGKKRGFGFVYFQNHDAADKAAVVKFHPIQGHRVEVKKAVPKEDIQSGGGGGGSSRPSRGGRGGGRGRGGGGSGNRDHNGLSKGGGGYNSYGGYGGGGGGGGGYGSYGSGSYGGGGGGGGGDYGNGVHFCVESEDGKAEP